From Alloacidobacterium dinghuense:
GCCCGCGGTCTCGCCCTGGAAAATCCGAACGCATTCTTCCTCGCGCCGTCGGGTGAATGCTTCCACAATGTCACCGTGACCGGAGGCAAGCCCAGTGCGGCGGGTCCGCTGGCCTTGAAGCGCGAACTGCGAGAGACGCAGCAGAAACTCGAGATCGTGGAAAAAGAGCTGGCGCAGGCTGACATTGCTGCCGCTTCCCTCTCGCGCGAACTTGGCGAACTAACGAGGCAGCTCGATGGAAAGACCGAGGAACGTCGCAATGCCGAGCGTGAAAGCGCCAACCAGAGCGCGGCCCTTCGGCAAATGGATTCCGAGGTACAGCGCCTCGAACGCCGCCTCCAGGAATGGAATCTGCAAAGCGAGCGCAACAAGGATCAGCGAAACGCCAAGCAGAGCTTGATCGAAGAGAAGCGCGAACAGATTGAGCGGCAGGAAGCCGAACACGCGACTGCGGAGAAATCGCTCGAAGAGTTGCAACGCCAGGTAGAAGACCTGCGACACATGCGCGAGGCCGCGCAGCAGGAAGCGGCGCAGATGTCCGCCGAACTAGCCGGCCTCGAAGAGCGGCGGCGCGGTGCGGAAGCGGCCTTTGCTCGCATTGACCGCATGCACGGCGACTTGGAGCGCCGTGTAGCGCAGCTTGAACAACAGCTCTCCACCGCCAAAGCCGAACAGCAGCAACGCGCGCAGGAAAATGAGCACCTTGCCGTTCAGCGTGAAGAGTTGGCGCTGGTCTGCGATCAAGCCCAGCAGGAAGTAGCGCGCTTGAGTGAAGAAGCAAAGATACTGCGCGCCAGTCTCGCCGAAACCGAGCAAAAGCTGAAGACGCTGCGTTCAGAGACCGATTCATTGCGCGAAACCCGCAGCCAGCACAGTGCGAGCGATGCTACCCTCACCGCCGACCTCAAGCACCTGGAAGAAACCTGCCTGAATGATCTGGGTATTGAGGCCGGTGCTCTGCGCGAAGATACTGACATCGCCCGCATCGAAGGTGAGGCGCTGGCAACAGAAGACGAGACCTGCCGCGGATTCAAGCAGAAGCTCGAATCTATGGGTCCTGTGAACATGATGGCGCTCGAAGAATTCAAGGAAACCGAACAACGTCATCAATTCCTGGAAACACAGCGCAAGGATCTTCTGGACTCGATTGAAAACACGCAGGCAACGATCAAGGAAATCGACGAGATTTCGCGCACGAAGTTCGACGAAGCATTCGTTCGCATCAACGAGAACTTCAGCGTCACCTTCGCCAGACTGTTCGGTGGTGGACAGGCCTTCATGCGGCTCACCGATGAAGAGAACACAGCCGACAGCGGCGTCGATATCGTGGCCCAGCCGCCGGGCAAGAAGCTGCAGAATGTCTTCCTGCTCTCCGGTGGTGAAAAAGCACTGACTGCGCTGTCGCTGCTGATGGGCATCTTCCAGTACCAGCCGAGCCCTTTCTGCGTTCTCGACGAAGTGGATGCGCCACTTGACGAGACCAACGTAGGCCGCCTTGCCGATATGCTGCACAGCATGGCAACCGACACGCAGTTCGTCATGGTGACGCACTCGAAGCGCATGATGACCGCTGCCGATTTGATCTACGGCGTTACCATGCAGGAGCCAGGTGTATCGAAGGTGGTGAGCGTTCGCATGGGTGGTCAGGAACAGGCACGGGAGCCACGCCGGGCCACGGCTTAAGCACGCGATTGTCTTCGCATCGGGGAAACGATAGATGCCAATAACTATTTGTTTCCCCGTTAGCAATTTTTCTCTGAATCCGATTCTTCTCTATTGACAGCGATGCAGCGTCCGTGACAGGACGTTACATCGTTACATTATTTGTACCCCTCGGATGCGTTGACAAACTTTTCCGGTGGAAGCAGAATCAACTTTCAGCTTCTCTACGAAAGGTATTATCCCCTTTGCCAGCTCTTCTCGAAACCGAAATCGGCGATCTCGTTTTGCATGCGCGCGGCAAGGTGCGCGACTTATATTCGGTCGGCGAGTTTCTACTTCTAGTGGCAACCGACCGCATCTCCGCGTTCGATCACGTGCTGGCAACAGGAATTCCCGGCAAAGGGAAAGTCCTGACGCAGATTTCTCTCTTTTGGTTCGATTTCTTAAAGGACATCGTGCCGAACCACCTGGTCACTGCGGATGTCGGCGAGTATCCCGAGGAACTCCGCGCTTACGACGATGAGCTGCGCGATCGCTCCATGCTGGTCAAGCGCGCGCAGATGTTCCCGGTCGAGTGTGTTGTGCGCGGATATCTCTCCGGATCAGGCTGGAAGGATTATCAGGCGACAGGCGCGGTATGCGGCATTCCTTTGCCATCCGGGCTGCGCGAATCGGACAAACTCCCTGAGCCGATTTTTACTCCGGCAACAAAGAGCCTGCACGGCAAGCATGACGAAAATATTTCATTCGATCAGATGATTGCGCTCGTGGGTGCGAAAACTGCGCAGGCGCTGCGCCATTTAAGTCTTGCCATTTATCAAAAAGCGTCTGATCATGCGGAGAGCTGCGGGCTGATTCTTGCTGACACAAAATTCGAGTTTGGAACCACGGCAGAAGGCATCATACTTGCGGACGAAGTATTGACTCCTGATTCGTCGCGCTTCTGGCCCCGTGGTCAATATGCGCCAGGCGGCGCGCAGCCGTCGTTCGATAAACAATTTGTGCGTGATTATCTTGAGAGCATTTGCTGGAACAAGCAGGCGCCGGCGCCCGGCCTGCCCGATGACGTCGTAAAGAAGACGCAGGAAAAATATCTCCAGGCATACGAACTGCTCACTGGAAAATCGCTGTCACTGTAAGAAGTACGAGGTACGGGACCGGGCATGGCACTGATAGATTGGGCGATAGTCATTATCCTGATCGTCTCTGTACTGAGCGCGGCGAAACATGGATTTTTTGTAGAAGCGTTCTCGCTGGCAGGCGTTATTCTCGGATTGCTCCTTGCCTGTTGGAACTATCAGAAGATTCTCCCGTGGATGAATGGTTGGGTTCATTCCCCGGGAGTAGCCGAAGCGATCGCATTTGTTGCTATTGCAATTGCGGTCATGGTGATTGCAGGACTTGCAGGCCGCCTGATTCGCTGGTCTGTTCGGTCGATCGGGCTGGGATGGGCTGACCGTTTTGTCGGCGCCATTTTCGGCTTGCTGAAGGGATGCGTACTGGTAACGCTGGGCGTAATGGCAATTGCAGCGTTCCTGCCGCAGGCTACTTGGCTTGAGCGATCGAGAATCGCGCCATACTTTTTGTCGGTGGCGCATAAAGCTTCTGTAGTAACTCCCGCTCAACTGGGTGAGCGAATACGGGAGGGTGTAAAAATGATTCGCGACGCACAACCGGACTGGCTAAAGCCGAACGCGGCGATTCATTCTGGGCCCTTGCAACAGAACCAAAAGAAGCCGGGAACATACCCGGCATGAGAGAGAGGTTTTTGTGAAACGCGAACTGGAAACCCTTGTAGCAGCAATGCATACGGGCGGTATTACCTATGATGAAGCTGTGCGCGAATTCAAGCGCCGTTACCTGCTGGTCGTTCTGGCGCACAACAAGGGAAACCAGTGTAAGGCCGCCAAGGAACTTGGCGTTCATCGCAATACCCTCAGCCGCATCATCGCCGAGCTGGAGATCGATCCAGCCCAGGTCCGCAATGGGCTCAAGCGCCCGCCGCATAGCGAGCGTCCTGTATTTGAGATAAAGCAGGCCGTCCGCTAAAGCCGTGTCTTCGGGCATCTAGACACTCGCAGAAGCCATGGTCTCTGCTTTACTCTTAAAAGAGAGACCATGGAAAGGCGAGCGAGTCGGTGAGCTCCACCACAATCGATACAGTTCTGGCACAAGCAGCGGCGGGTCCCCCCAGCATTTACATTCAGGAAGGGTTTCTCTGGAACCAGCAGGATGCCTATCTCTTTGACATTGACGGCACCCTCCTGCGCAGCCGCGACCGCATTCATTACGAGTCGTTCTTCGAGAGCGTCCGTGCCGTCATGGGCCACGAGCTTGTGCTTGATGGGGTAACCCTCAGCGGCAATACCGATCCCGGCATCCTCTACGATGCCTTCCGTCTCGCCGAGTTGGATCCGGAACACTGGCAGCCGATGCTCGCAGACGTTCTGGAGCATATGCGCACCACGGTTGCAGCCCAGCGCGCCCAGATGAACCTGCAGAAGATGCCCGGTGTCGATGAGATGCTCGCCTATCTGCACAGCAAGGGCGCAGCACTCGGCATCGGGACTGGCAATCTCGAGTCGATTGGTTGGCTCAAGCTGGAGGTGCTGGGCGTACGCCATTGGTTCACCTTCGGCGGCTTCGCCGACAACTTCCCTGTTCGCGCGGATATGATTGCCGATGCCGCGAAGCAGGCGCGCAATCTCAAGGGCGCGGACGCAACCGTGTGCGTGGTCGGGGACACGCCTTTCGACATCAAGGCGGCAAAGGCGAATCAATTGCCCACAATTGCTGTCGCTACCGGACACTACTCCTTCGAAGAACTCATGCAGCATCAGCCCGAGGTCTGTGTCAGCACCCTGGCCGCGCTGCAGGCTCAGGCGGTTAAGACAACGCTATGAAGTTCCGCCGCAGCATTGTTTTGTTCATAGGCGCGACACTTGTGCTCGTTGCCTCACACTCCCGCGCACAGACACCCAAGACTGCCACGGATGCGCAGGCACCAACGGCTGCCGCGGAAAAGACGGTTTCCGAACACGACAAGAACGAAGCCTCAAAGGCGTTTGTGGAAGGGGCAAAGGCCATCAAGAAAGACGATCTCCGTGAAGCGGAAAAACAATTTGCGCGCGCTGCGGAGCTCGACCCCGGCAATACGAATTATTCCACCGCACTGACGATCGCACGGGAGCACCTACTCACTCAGCTTGTCCAGGACGCGAGCAAAGCCCGCCTGGCCGGACATGATGACAACGCGCGAGCACTCCTTGCGGAAGCCTATCTCATCGACCCGAACAACGGCATCGTAAAGCAACACATCGACGACCTCGCGCGTGATACGCAATCAGAGGACGCAGTTCTGTTGCCGTCCGCTGAAGAAGCGGCTCCGCCCGTACAACTCGCACCAACCGCGGGCCGGCAGAGCATTCATATACGCAGCGCCGCCAACGAAGTGTTGCGCCAGGTGCTGACCGCCTTCGGCATTACGCCCACGATTGATTCTTCTGTAAAAAATAAAATCGTTCACTTCGACGCCGATGACGTTGACTTTGCGCAGGCGGCGATGATGCTCAAGCTGACCACGGACACATTTTTCGTGCCGCTGGATGAAAAGCGCGTTCTCGTTGCGCTGGATACAAAGGACAATCGCGCCAAATTCGAGCGCGAAGTGTTGGAGACGGTCTATCTTCCCGGCCTGACAGCGACCGAGATGAGCGACATGGCAAACATTGCCCGCAATGTATTTGAGGCGCAGCAGGCTTCCATTCGCGCGGACGCGCACACCCTCACCATCCGCGCGCCTCAGGCCCGCGTCACGGCCTTGAACCGCACGCTCGTCGATCTGCTCGATGGCCGCAGCCAGGTTCTGCTCAATTTGCGCCTCTTTCAAGTGGCTCGCACGCGCATGACGAATATCGGCGTACAGCTTCCCCAAGGGACGACGATCTTCAACGTGCCTACCGAAGTCAATCAGATCATTCAAGCCAATGAGAGCGCGGCGCAGCAGGTCGTTGCCCAAGGTCTCGCTCCTGCCGGAGATGATATTGCCATCGTCGCTGTTCTTATAGCGACTGGAGTGGTCTCCGGTACCGTCTTCAATCAGCCGTTTGCTCTCTTCGGTGGCGGAATTACCCAAAGTGGTTTGACGTTGAACCAGGGCGTAACCGCAAATCTCGCTCTCAATTCATCGGATGCGCGCGTCCTCGACCAGGTACAACTGCGTATTCAGGACCAGGAAGACGCCACGCTTCGCAGCGGCACCCGCTATCCCATCATTACCTCTACCTATTCCAATCTTACTGGAACAGCTCTCGCCATCCCCGGTGTATCGCAGGCAGGAGTGTCCAGCGCGCTCCAGAATCTGGGCGTCAACACGGCCGCATTGCAGAGTTCAGCAGCCCAGACGATCCCGCAGGTGCAGTACGAGGACCTGGGGCTGACGCTGAAGGCAACGCCTCACATTCAGCAGAACAAAGATGTAGCGCTTAAGGTCGATCTGAAGATTGAATCGCTGACCGGTCAAACGCTTAACGGCAACCCGATTCTTACCAGTCAGGAGTACACGGGCAATGTAACGCTTCTGCAAGGTGAGAGCGCGATGGTGGTCACCAATCTGACACGTCAACAGAGCGCCGCCGTCAGCGGAATCCCCGGACTCAGCGAGCTACCTGGTTTTCAATCGACGACCAACAAGAACAACGATGTGGACGTTTCAAAGCTGGTAATTCTGATCACTCCGCAGATCGTGCGCCTGAGTCATACGAAGCCAGCCAGCAATCTCGTGATGCTGCCCGTTCATCCTTAGGGAATCTGGCCCGGCGTCTTTTGAGAAGACAACCGGGCCAGCGCGTTACTTATCTTCTTTCGACTGGAAGGCAACAATTTTCTGCAGCGTTTCGTACGGCGCTGCGCCCATCGGAATCCCTCGACCATTCACAAACAGAGTCGGTGTCTCATTCACATTGAGCGTCTGCGCCAGCTTGATCGAAGCTTCGACGGTTGCCTTTGCTTCCGGCATCAGGGCACAGGA
This genomic window contains:
- a CDS encoding HAD family hydrolase, translating into MSSTTIDTVLAQAAAGPPSIYIQEGFLWNQQDAYLFDIDGTLLRSRDRIHYESFFESVRAVMGHELVLDGVTLSGNTDPGILYDAFRLAELDPEHWQPMLADVLEHMRTTVAAQRAQMNLQKMPGVDEMLAYLHSKGAALGIGTGNLESIGWLKLEVLGVRHWFTFGGFADNFPVRADMIADAAKQARNLKGADATVCVVGDTPFDIKAAKANQLPTIAVATGHYSFEELMQHQPEVCVSTLAALQAQAVKTTL
- a CDS encoding type II secretion system protein GspD, which encodes MKFRRSIVLFIGATLVLVASHSRAQTPKTATDAQAPTAAAEKTVSEHDKNEASKAFVEGAKAIKKDDLREAEKQFARAAELDPGNTNYSTALTIAREHLLTQLVQDASKARLAGHDDNARALLAEAYLIDPNNGIVKQHIDDLARDTQSEDAVLLPSAEEAAPPVQLAPTAGRQSIHIRSAANEVLRQVLTAFGITPTIDSSVKNKIVHFDADDVDFAQAAMMLKLTTDTFFVPLDEKRVLVALDTKDNRAKFEREVLETVYLPGLTATEMSDMANIARNVFEAQQASIRADAHTLTIRAPQARVTALNRTLVDLLDGRSQVLLNLRLFQVARTRMTNIGVQLPQGTTIFNVPTEVNQIIQANESAAQQVVAQGLAPAGDDIAIVAVLIATGVVSGTVFNQPFALFGGGITQSGLTLNQGVTANLALNSSDARVLDQVQLRIQDQEDATLRSGTRYPIITSTYSNLTGTALAIPGVSQAGVSSALQNLGVNTAALQSSAAQTIPQVQYEDLGLTLKATPHIQQNKDVALKVDLKIESLTGQTLNGNPILTSQEYTGNVTLLQGESAMVVTNLTRQQSAAVSGIPGLSELPGFQSTTNKNNDVDVSKLVILITPQIVRLSHTKPASNLVMLPVHP
- a CDS encoding helix-turn-helix domain-containing protein — protein: MKRELETLVAAMHTGGITYDEAVREFKRRYLLVVLAHNKGNQCKAAKELGVHRNTLSRIIAELEIDPAQVRNGLKRPPHSERPVFEIKQAVR
- a CDS encoding phosphoribosylaminoimidazolesuccinocarboxamide synthase, giving the protein MPALLETEIGDLVLHARGKVRDLYSVGEFLLLVATDRISAFDHVLATGIPGKGKVLTQISLFWFDFLKDIVPNHLVTADVGEYPEELRAYDDELRDRSMLVKRAQMFPVECVVRGYLSGSGWKDYQATGAVCGIPLPSGLRESDKLPEPIFTPATKSLHGKHDENISFDQMIALVGAKTAQALRHLSLAIYQKASDHAESCGLILADTKFEFGTTAEGIILADEVLTPDSSRFWPRGQYAPGGAQPSFDKQFVRDYLESICWNKQAPAPGLPDDVVKKTQEKYLQAYELLTGKSLSL
- a CDS encoding CvpA family protein, with protein sequence MALIDWAIVIILIVSVLSAAKHGFFVEAFSLAGVILGLLLACWNYQKILPWMNGWVHSPGVAEAIAFVAIAIAVMVIAGLAGRLIRWSVRSIGLGWADRFVGAIFGLLKGCVLVTLGVMAIAAFLPQATWLERSRIAPYFLSVAHKASVVTPAQLGERIREGVKMIRDAQPDWLKPNAAIHSGPLQQNQKKPGTYPA